From one Melioribacteraceae bacterium genomic stretch:
- a CDS encoding formylglycine-generating enzyme family protein, translating into MKKLIKISIAIIFFAQLLVANKPGFQNQEMSIIPAGIYTPLYVDDTTDQSVKVESFLIDKYPVTNEQFLEFVKKNPKWKRSNVTKLFADQNYLMHWESDEKLGQQVNPKSPVINISWFAAKAYAEFHGKRLPTVAEWELAAMADENHADGYKNDKYISRIISWYSKPNSESLPPVGSVFKNYYGVHDMHGLVWEWTRDFFNALVTGESRASNGINRNLFCGNGSVGTTDFTNYPAFMRFAFRSSLKANYTTRNLGFRCAMDLK; encoded by the coding sequence ATGAAAAAGTTAATTAAAATATCGATCGCAATAATATTTTTTGCTCAACTGCTTGTTGCAAACAAACCGGGATTCCAAAATCAAGAAATGTCAATTATTCCGGCAGGAATCTATACACCGCTTTATGTTGATGATACAACCGATCAAAGTGTAAAAGTAGAATCATTCTTGATCGATAAATACCCGGTAACAAATGAACAGTTTTTAGAATTCGTTAAGAAAAATCCAAAATGGAAAAGATCAAATGTTACAAAGCTCTTTGCAGATCAAAATTATTTAATGCATTGGGAAAGTGACGAAAAACTTGGTCAGCAAGTAAATCCCAAATCCCCGGTGATAAATATAAGTTGGTTTGCTGCAAAAGCTTATGCGGAATTTCATGGCAAACGTTTGCCAACAGTTGCCGAATGGGAGTTAGCTGCAATGGCTGATGAAAATCATGCCGACGGTTATAAGAATGACAAATACATATCAAGAATTATTAGTTGGTATTCAAAACCAAATTCAGAATCTCTTCCACCGGTTGGCTCGGTGTTTAAAAATTATTACGGTGTTCATGATATGCATGGATTGGTTTGGGAATGGACCAGAGATTTTTTCAATGCATTAGTAACCGGTGAATCACGTGCAAGCAATGGTATTAACAGAAACTTGTTCTGCGGAAACGGATCGGTTGGTACGACAGATTTTACAAACTATCCTGCCTTTATGCGTTTCGCATTCAGAAGCAGCTTAAAAGCAAATTACACAACCCGTAATCTAGGGTTTAGATGTGCAATGGATTTAAAATAA
- a CDS encoding SCO family protein has product MKKLVISLVIFLAAAVSVTLIAFSGTSENLAEAKLQQEKPKAESCCATDMDETASTNFSENSVYQVNSNWKNQFGNDVHIGDLKGKTQIFTMIFANCTYACPILANDMRRIEDALTKDELRNVQFTLISIDPDRDTPERLKEFADNQNLNLARFQLLTGKRSDIDDLAALTGFRYKEENDGSFSHSNIITILNKEGEIIHQQVGLNQDIQKTLEVIKNQTKLGV; this is encoded by the coding sequence ATGAAAAAATTAGTCATTAGTCTAGTAATCTTTTTAGCAGCCGCAGTATCGGTTACTTTAATTGCATTCTCGGGTACTTCCGAAAATTTAGCTGAAGCAAAACTTCAACAGGAAAAACCAAAGGCTGAATCATGTTGTGCAACAGACATGGATGAAACTGCATCGACAAACTTTTCTGAAAACTCCGTTTATCAAGTAAACTCAAATTGGAAAAATCAATTTGGCAATGATGTTCACATTGGCGACTTGAAAGGTAAAACGCAAATTTTCACAATGATATTTGCAAATTGTACTTATGCATGCCCGATTCTTGCAAACGATATGAGAAGAATTGAAGATGCACTAACGAAAGATGAATTAAGAAATGTTCAGTTCACTCTAATTTCAATTGATCCCGATAGAGATACACCCGAAAGACTAAAAGAATTTGCTGATAACCAAAATTTAAATCTTGCTAGATTTCAATTACTAACCGGTAAGCGAAGTGATATTGACGACTTAGCAGCGTTAACCGGATTTAGATACAAAGAAGAAAATGACGGTTCATTTTCTCATTCTAATATTATAACAATACTTAACAAAGAAGGTGAAATAATTCATCAACAAGTAGGACTTAATCAAGATATTCAAAAAACATTAGAAGTAATTAAGAATCAAACTAAACTAGGAGTATAA
- the ric gene encoding iron-sulfur cluster repair di-iron protein, translating into MFTDTFQIDPNQIIVKDILTSNIKAAHVFEKHGIDFCCKGNRPLKEACDEKNVSVQTILSELDSVLSSGVQEEKRYENWDLKFLTEYIVNNHHSYVRNAIPQMIPHLEKVAFKHGNKYPELIEIKSLFEDVAEEMYSHMHKEETILFHIIRYLVDCKKFNEKPRVGGFKTVKNPIESMEAEHSNAGSALERIRTLTNNFTPPADACNTFQLTYQELHDFEKDLHIHVHLENNILFPKSIELEKELLAL; encoded by the coding sequence ATGTTTACCGACACATTTCAAATAGATCCAAACCAAATAATTGTTAAAGATATTCTCACATCTAACATCAAAGCAGCTCATGTTTTCGAAAAACACGGAATTGATTTTTGTTGTAAAGGAAATCGTCCGCTTAAAGAAGCATGCGACGAAAAAAATGTAAGTGTTCAAACAATACTATCCGAATTGGATTCCGTTTTATCATCTGGAGTTCAAGAAGAGAAACGCTATGAGAATTGGGATCTAAAATTTCTAACAGAATATATTGTCAATAATCATCACTCGTATGTAAGAAATGCAATACCTCAAATGATTCCTCATTTAGAAAAAGTCGCATTTAAACACGGAAATAAATATCCTGAATTAATTGAAATAAAATCACTTTTCGAGGATGTTGCTGAAGAGATGTATTCTCACATGCATAAAGAAGAAACGATACTTTTTCATATAATACGCTACTTGGTTGATTGCAAAAAGTTTAATGAGAAACCTAGAGTCGGTGGTTTCAAGACAGTAAAAAATCCAATCGAATCAATGGAAGCTGAACACTCAAATGCCGGCAGTGCATTGGAAAGAATAAGAACATTGACTAACAATTTTACTCCGCCTGCAGATGCATGTAACACATTTCAATTAACTTATCAAGAATTGCATGATTTTGAAAAAGATTTGCATATACATGTTCATTTAGAAAATAATATATTGTTTCCAAAATCAATTGAATTAGAGAAAGAATTATTAGCGTTATGA
- a CDS encoding hemerythrin domain-containing protein, with translation MKRHKKLIGLSHDHHHGLKLAQLIKKDSPVYKDLPNDIDDKSNYVINAWENELKFHFKNEEEILFPAVGNKDEKIDELIDELLIEHEEIEFKIGQLKNSNEKEEILNDLGFILEQHIRKEERELFDRIQTVFSEDEIDQLVEEIDPVK, from the coding sequence ATGAAAAGACACAAAAAATTAATCGGTTTATCCCATGATCATCATCACGGTTTAAAATTAGCACAGTTAATAAAAAAGGATTCCCCGGTTTATAAGGATTTACCTAATGATATTGACGACAAATCCAATTATGTTATAAATGCCTGGGAGAACGAATTAAAATTTCATTTCAAAAACGAAGAAGAAATTCTTTTCCCGGCTGTCGGAAACAAAGATGAAAAAATTGATGAACTTATCGATGAGCTTTTAATCGAACATGAAGAAATAGAATTCAAAATCGGTCAGTTAAAAAATTCCAATGAAAAAGAGGAAATATTAAATGATCTTGGATTTATACTCGAGCAGCATATCAGAAAAGAAGAGCGTGAATTGTTTGATCGGATTCAAACTGTTTTCAGTGAAGATGAGATCGATCAACTAGTTGAGGAAATTGATCCCGTAAAATAA
- a CDS encoding class I SAM-dependent methyltransferase — MTNTKFYNDIAEQYDEMIPLEKQIQNKIDFIRTLSLESGKTAADIGAGSGADSIALAKSGLNVTAFEPSSQMLEQAKENFKKHNVKVEIYNRKVVEIDKSFFNSFDYIFSLGNTFANISQDEIEESINQILKLLKPNGKAVLQILNYTSVLEQKERIVNITESDNKQFIRFYDFCNEKVFFNVLSFDKKNSSDKKLFTTEIFPYTKDFLDDFLTEIGITKTKYYGNVNLDKFDYDKSPNLIIVISK; from the coding sequence ATGACAAATACGAAGTTTTATAACGATATAGCCGAGCAATATGATGAAATGATTCCGCTCGAGAAACAGATTCAAAATAAAATTGATTTCATTCGCACCCTCTCATTAGAATCAGGTAAAACCGCTGCCGACATTGGTGCCGGCAGCGGTGCCGATTCAATTGCTTTAGCTAAATCCGGATTGAACGTAACCGCATTCGAACCTTCCTCTCAAATGCTGGAGCAAGCTAAGGAAAATTTTAAGAAACACAATGTTAAGGTCGAGATCTACAATAGAAAAGTAGTAGAAATTGATAAATCGTTTTTTAATTCATTCGATTATATTTTCTCACTTGGAAATACATTTGCGAATATTTCTCAAGACGAAATAGAAGAATCAATTAATCAGATTTTAAAATTGTTGAAGCCAAATGGCAAAGCAGTTCTTCAAATATTGAACTACACATCTGTCCTAGAGCAAAAAGAAAGAATAGTTAACATCACTGAATCAGACAATAAACAGTTTATTAGATTTTACGATTTCTGCAATGAAAAAGTATTTTTTAATGTACTATCGTTTGATAAGAAAAATTCTTCCGATAAGAAACTATTTACAACCGAGATCTTCCCTTACACAAAAGATTTTCTTGATGATTTTTTGACAGAAATCGGAATTACAAAAACTAAATATTACGGAAATGTGAACCTTGATAAATTTGATTATGACAAATCCCCAAACTTAATTATTGTAATTTCCAAATAG
- a CDS encoding DUF202 domain-containing protein, whose amino-acid sequence MLRRLNLFKDIFSNKERIILRDYLALERTKLANERTFMAYLRTSLYMILGGIAFLQMEDFKEIIWVSYVTLGLSVVLLFVGLYRYLQIRYRIKNYFVAGYESTNEEVR is encoded by the coding sequence ATGTTAAGACGATTAAACTTGTTCAAAGATATTTTCAGTAATAAAGAACGAATAATCCTAAGAGATTATTTAGCTCTGGAAAGAACTAAACTAGCAAATGAGAGAACTTTTATGGCATACCTTAGAACTTCTCTTTATATGATACTTGGAGGAATAGCCTTTCTGCAAATGGAAGATTTTAAAGAGATAATTTGGGTGAGTTATGTAACGCTTGGTTTAAGTGTAGTACTCTTATTCGTTGGGCTATACAGATATCTCCAAATTAGATACAGAATTAAGAATTATTTTGTAGCGGGTTATGAAAGCACCAATGAAGAGGTTAGATAA
- a CDS encoding SLC13 family permease, translating into MDYIFVFIILVMILVLFVWDRIRYDLVSLFGLLTLVILGIIPADKAFLGFGHPAVITVAVILIIGKALENSGLIDVLGKWITKVGSNISIQIVTLSLLIAFSSAFMNNVGALAILMPVTIQIAKKNNYPPSYLLMPLAFASLLGGMLTLIGTPPNIIIANFRAEEIGEAYGMFDFTFVGAGILLIGILFISTIGWRLLPKYTAKKSQEESFVIDDYITEVKVGKNSKVIGLNIEELGKLSKADIQILGLIRNNKRIHAPSNDEVLLGDDVIILESDTEELKVFIDDTELKLIGDKSFRKDATGSKDITITEAVVMADSPLIGNTTSNLRMRSRYGVNLLAVSRKEKKIHNRLDHVIFRKGDVLMLQGRAQTIDESIKSMGCLPLARRNLRIGFEKRIAVTLSVFIIAIMLVVFNLLQVHIAFSIAAIVIVLAGVLPLKEIYSGIDWPVIVLLGAMIPIGEAVQTTGGTDQITAQILSFAKDLPIWTTLGLVLVVTMLLSAVINNAATVVLMSPIGIGIANSLNLSIDPFLMAIAVGASASFLTPIGHQSNTLIMGPGGYRFGDYFRMGLPLSILIVIIAIPLILFFWPV; encoded by the coding sequence GGTATTATTCCCGCCGATAAAGCATTTCTTGGATTTGGTCATCCCGCCGTAATTACTGTTGCCGTTATTTTGATAATTGGTAAAGCTTTAGAGAATTCAGGATTAATAGATGTGCTGGGTAAGTGGATAACTAAAGTCGGATCAAATATTTCAATACAAATAGTAACCCTATCATTACTAATTGCATTTTCCTCAGCTTTTATGAATAATGTCGGAGCACTTGCAATACTAATGCCGGTAACAATTCAAATTGCAAAAAAAAATAATTACCCACCTTCGTATTTACTAATGCCATTAGCCTTTGCTTCCTTGCTGGGCGGTATGTTAACATTAATCGGAACTCCGCCGAATATTATTATAGCTAATTTCAGAGCCGAAGAAATCGGCGAAGCATATGGAATGTTTGATTTCACATTTGTGGGCGCAGGTATTTTACTAATCGGAATATTATTTATTTCAACAATTGGTTGGAGATTGTTGCCTAAATATACGGCAAAAAAATCTCAGGAAGAATCATTTGTAATTGATGACTACATAACAGAAGTAAAAGTGGGTAAAAATTCCAAAGTGATCGGGTTAAACATTGAGGAACTTGGTAAACTCTCAAAAGCTGATATACAAATATTAGGTTTAATAAGAAACAATAAACGAATTCATGCTCCTAGTAATGATGAAGTCCTACTAGGCGATGATGTAATTATTTTAGAAAGTGACACAGAAGAGTTAAAAGTGTTTATCGACGATACAGAACTTAAACTTATCGGGGATAAAAGTTTTCGTAAAGATGCAACGGGTTCAAAGGATATAACAATTACAGAAGCAGTTGTTATGGCAGATTCACCATTAATCGGAAATACAACATCAAATCTGAGGATGAGAAGCAGATATGGTGTTAATTTATTGGCGGTCTCCCGTAAAGAAAAAAAGATTCACAATAGACTTGATCATGTAATTTTCCGTAAAGGCGATGTGTTAATGTTGCAAGGGAGAGCGCAGACTATAGATGAATCCATTAAATCAATGGGTTGCTTGCCGTTAGCTCGGCGTAATTTAAGAATCGGCTTTGAGAAACGAATAGCAGTTACTCTTTCTGTATTTATTATCGCAATTATGTTGGTAGTCTTTAATTTGCTTCAGGTTCATATTGCTTTTTCAATTGCGGCCATCGTTATAGTCTTAGCAGGAGTGCTTCCACTTAAAGAGATATACAGCGGAATTGATTGGCCTGTCATAGTTTTGTTAGGGGCAATGATCCCCATCGGTGAAGCGGTTCAGACGACAGGCGGAACCGACCAAATAACAGCACAAATTTTAAGTTTTGCTAAAGATCTTCCTATTTGGACTACATTAGGCTTGGTCCTGGTTGTTACGATGCTGCTGTCGGCAGTAATTAACAATGCTGCAACGGTAGTATTAATGTCTCCGATAGGTATTGGAATTGCAAACAGTTTGAATTTATCAATCGATCCATTTTTAATGGCAATTGCGGTTGGGGCATCTGCTTCATTTTTAACTCCAATCGGTCATCAATCCAATACTCTTATTATGGGTCCGGGCGGGTATAGATTCGGAGATTATTTCAGAATGGGATTACCGTTGAGCATTTTGATAGTTATTATAGCAATCCCGTTAATATTATTTTTCTGGCCTGTATAA